From a single Gemmatimonadota bacterium genomic region:
- a CDS encoding SDR family oxidoreductase — MASMAGSGALAGRVALITGAAQGMGRAVAERLAAEGATLVLADLRADGLTAVETSLRKRGLTARSTALDIADPTQVAALVAGILADLGRIDILVNAAGILHPTRFDAMDVAEWDRVLNVNLRGTFLVMHAVYPHMKARARGSIVNFSSTAGLTVSTLGGAHYTASKHAVIGLTKAVAAEGGPFGVRVNAVCPGLIDTEMVRTTIAPDDIRRYEAGFPIHRLGKPEEVAELVLFLCSDRSAYITGTAMNISGGDLL; from the coding sequence ATGGCGAGCATGGCAGGCTCCGGAGCACTTGCGGGAAGAGTCGCCCTGATCACGGGGGCCGCCCAGGGCATGGGCCGGGCGGTGGCCGAGCGCTTGGCGGCCGAAGGAGCGACCCTGGTCCTGGCCGATCTTCGAGCGGACGGGCTCACGGCAGTAGAGACATCACTCCGGAAGCGGGGCCTTACGGCGCGGTCCACGGCACTCGACATCGCCGATCCAACACAGGTGGCCGCGCTGGTGGCCGGCATCTTGGCGGACCTGGGCCGGATCGACATCCTCGTCAACGCGGCGGGCATCCTCCATCCCACCCGATTCGACGCCATGGACGTCGCCGAGTGGGACCGAGTCCTCAACGTGAACCTCCGGGGCACGTTCCTGGTGATGCACGCCGTCTATCCCCACATGAAGGCTCGGGCCCGAGGCAGTATCGTCAACTTTTCCTCGACGGCTGGGCTCACGGTCAGCACGCTCGGCGGCGCCCACTACACCGCGTCCAAACATGCGGTCATCGGCCTCACCAAGGCGGTCGCGGCGGAGGGCGGGCCCTTCGGCGTCCGGGTCAACGCGGTCTGCCCGGGCTTGATCGACACGGAGATGGTCCGGACCACGATCGCGCCGGACGACATCCGGCGATATGAGGCCGGGTTCCCGATCCACCGGCTCGGCAAGCCGGAGGAGGTGGCGGAACTGGTGCTGTTCCTTTGCTCGGACCGTTCCGCCTACATCACCGGCACCGCGATGAACATCAGCGGCGGCGACCTGCTGTAG
- a CDS encoding amino acid permease: MSIAAPDAGLETEFERGLGAFDSTMVVMGSMIGSGIFLVSAEMARVLGSPGLLLVSWGITAALTLAAALSYGELAAMMPKAGGQYVYLREAFSPIWGFLYGWTLFLVIQAGTIAAVSVGFARYLGVWVGGISEERYLIQPIHLTEGYAISLSTTQLVALIVIAVLTWANTRGLKLGRLIQNVFTSAKTVALAALVVLGIAFGWNQFAVNGNFGDLWTTRGQVPVAAGLTPATGFGLFVTICVAQVGSLFAADSWNNITFTAGEVKDPRRNIPLSLAAGAGLVIVLYLLANVAYLVTLPFDQIQQAPSDRVATATLESVLPGRGALIMALGIIVSTFGCANGLILSGARATYAMAKDGVFFAAAGRLNRAQVPAWALVLQGAWACFLVLPRTYSPATQAYGNLYSNLLDYVVSAALLFYILTLLGLFRLRRTRPEVPRPYKAFGYPLVPALYIGAAAVLLVMLFIYRNATTWPGFAIVALGVPVYLLRRRARP; encoded by the coding sequence ATGAGCATCGCCGCCCCGGACGCCGGCCTCGAAACCGAATTCGAACGGGGCCTCGGCGCCTTCGACTCGACCATGGTGGTCATGGGCTCGATGATCGGATCAGGGATTTTCCTGGTTTCGGCCGAGATGGCGCGGGTGCTCGGGAGTCCGGGGCTCTTGCTGGTGTCGTGGGGCATCACCGCGGCGCTCACCCTGGCCGCCGCGCTTTCGTACGGCGAACTCGCCGCGATGATGCCCAAGGCCGGCGGGCAGTACGTCTATCTCCGGGAGGCGTTCTCCCCGATCTGGGGCTTTCTCTACGGCTGGACACTGTTCCTCGTGATCCAGGCGGGTACCATCGCCGCCGTGTCGGTGGGCTTTGCCCGGTACTTGGGCGTCTGGGTCGGCGGGATCTCGGAGGAACGGTACCTGATCCAGCCGATCCACCTGACTGAGGGCTATGCGATCTCGCTCTCGACCACCCAGCTAGTGGCGCTCATAGTGATCGCTGTGCTGACCTGGGCCAATACCAGGGGGCTCAAGCTCGGCCGGCTGATCCAGAACGTCTTCACTTCGGCCAAGACGGTAGCGCTGGCGGCCCTGGTGGTGCTGGGAATCGCCTTCGGCTGGAACCAGTTCGCCGTGAACGGGAACTTCGGTGACCTCTGGACCACGCGCGGCCAGGTGCCGGTGGCGGCGGGCCTCACGCCCGCCACCGGATTTGGGCTCTTCGTGACGATCTGCGTGGCGCAGGTGGGGTCGCTCTTCGCGGCCGATTCCTGGAACAACATCACCTTCACCGCCGGGGAGGTGAAGGATCCCCGCCGGAACATTCCGCTTTCGTTGGCGGCCGGGGCGGGGTTGGTGATCGTGCTCTATCTACTGGCCAACGTGGCTTACCTGGTCACCCTCCCGTTTGATCAGATCCAGCAGGCGCCGTCCGACCGGGTGGCCACCGCGACCCTCGAATCGGTCTTGCCGGGGCGCGGGGCCCTGATCATGGCGCTCGGGATCATCGTCTCGACGTTCGGTTGTGCCAACGGGCTGATCCTCTCGGGAGCCCGCGCCACCTATGCCATGGCGAAGGACGGCGTGTTCTTCGCGGCCGCCGGCCGGCTCAACCGGGCGCAGGTGCCTGCGTGGGCGCTGGTGCTGCAGGGCGCCTGGGCCTGCTTCCTCGTGCTGCCGCGGACCTACAGCCCGGCGACCCAGGCGTATGGCAACCTCTACAGCAACCTGCTGGACTACGTGGTCTCGGCCGCGCTCCTCTTTTATATCCTGACGCTGCTCGGGTTGTTCCGCCTCCGCCGGACCCGGCCGGAGGTACCGAGGCCGTACAAGGCATTCGGGTATCCGCTGGTGCCGGCACTCTACATCGGGGCGGCCGCCGTGCTGCTGGTCATGCTGTTCATCTACCGGAACGCCACCACCTGGCCCGGTTTTGCGATCGTCGCGCTCGGCGTTCCGGTGTACCTGCTTCGGCGCCGCGCCCGGCCGTAG
- a CDS encoding CocE/NonD family hydrolase has product MLSLAFGFVALTATAHLAPPDSITIQFDARIPMRDGVTLAADIYRPANPGRYPVVLMRTPYNKNGDAILKEARAFAGRGYVYVAVDVRGRGDSDGDWRPYFFEGDDGYDAIEWCASQSWSTGKIGTIGRSYVGYNQWVAAVRKPPHLAAIIALAPMADPFEDVWITGPGGVPTPTMISWYHLTARNVMQNMDAVDWDRLNWHLPLLTMDEAAGRGPNPRWRDMITHSTRDAWWDPLRYQNQFDKVDVPALHITGWYDDTQRATPMNYVGMRTRGATPETRDRQKLVIGPWPHAINSTRKLGRLDFGPTAVIDLFQLQVDWFDRWLKGKAPAKPDPRVHLFSMQTNRWFTADDWPIPGTVFTKHYLRATGRLTTTAPGDDPPDRYRYDPANPTPFLTEPSFAQLGGPDDYAKAALRKDLLNYTTARFTKPALLCGPISARIFAASSAVDTDFMVKLLDVWPNGYVQRLNDGMVRARFRNGWERPELLEPGKVYQYDIDVWSTCQTVLPGHRLRVEVASAAFPKFDRNPNTGEAIGMSARIQAADQTIYHDRERPSYVILPFVPPQR; this is encoded by the coding sequence ATGCTCTCGCTCGCCTTCGGATTCGTGGCCCTGACGGCCACGGCCCACCTCGCGCCGCCCGATTCGATCACGATCCAATTCGACGCCCGGATCCCGATGCGGGATGGTGTCACCCTCGCTGCCGACATTTACCGCCCCGCGAACCCGGGCCGCTACCCCGTCGTCCTGATGCGAACGCCGTACAACAAGAACGGCGACGCCATCCTGAAAGAGGCCCGGGCCTTTGCGGGGCGAGGCTACGTCTACGTCGCGGTCGACGTCCGGGGCCGGGGTGACTCCGACGGAGACTGGCGGCCCTACTTCTTCGAGGGAGACGACGGGTACGACGCGATCGAGTGGTGCGCCTCGCAGAGCTGGTCCACCGGAAAGATCGGCACCATCGGCCGCTCCTACGTCGGCTACAACCAGTGGGTGGCCGCGGTCCGGAAACCGCCCCACTTGGCGGCCATCATCGCGCTGGCGCCGATGGCCGACCCGTTCGAAGACGTCTGGATCACCGGCCCGGGCGGCGTGCCGACGCCGACGATGATTTCCTGGTACCACCTCACGGCCCGGAACGTCATGCAGAACATGGACGCCGTTGACTGGGACCGCCTCAACTGGCACCTCCCGCTCCTCACCATGGACGAGGCGGCGGGCCGGGGGCCGAACCCCCGATGGCGCGACATGATCACCCACTCCACCCGTGACGCCTGGTGGGATCCGCTCCGCTACCAGAACCAATTCGACAAGGTCGACGTGCCCGCGCTGCACATTACCGGCTGGTACGACGACACCCAACGCGCCACTCCGATGAACTATGTCGGGATGCGAACCCGCGGCGCCACGCCCGAAACCCGCGACCGGCAGAAACTCGTGATCGGTCCCTGGCCCCACGCCATCAACTCGACCCGGAAGCTCGGCCGCCTCGACTTCGGACCGACCGCGGTGATCGACCTCTTTCAGCTCCAAGTCGACTGGTTCGATCGCTGGCTCAAAGGCAAGGCGCCCGCCAAGCCCGACCCGCGGGTGCACCTGTTCTCGATGCAAACCAACCGCTGGTTCACCGCCGACGACTGGCCGATCCCCGGCACCGTCTTCACCAAGCACTATCTCCGGGCCACCGGCCGGCTCACGACCACCGCACCGGGCGATGATCCGCCCGATCGCTACCGGTATGATCCCGCCAACCCGACACCTTTCCTGACCGAACCATCGTTCGCCCAACTGGGCGGTCCGGACGACTACGCCAAGGCGGCGCTCCGGAAGGACCTGCTCAACTACACGACGGCCCGGTTCACGAAGCCGGCCCTGCTCTGCGGCCCGATCTCCGCCCGGATCTTCGCGGCCTCGTCGGCCGTTGACACTGATTTCATGGTCAAGCTGCTCGACGTCTGGCCTAACGGATATGTCCAACGGCTCAACGACGGGATGGTGCGGGCCCGGTTCCGGAATGGGTGGGAGCGTCCCGAACTGCTCGAGCCGGGCAAGGTCTACCAGTACGACATCGACGTCTGGAGCACCTGCCAGACCGTGCTCCCGGGGCACCGGCTCCGGGTTGAAGTCGCCTCGGCCGCGTTCCCGAAGTTCGACCGGAACCCGAACACCGGCGAGGCAATCGGGATGTCGGCCCGGATCCAAGCGGCCGACCAGACGATCTATCACGACCGGGAGCGCCCCTCGTACGTAATCCTTCCGTTCGTACCACCCCAGCGATAG
- a CDS encoding tannase/feruloyl esterase family alpha/beta hydrolase, with translation MRTRLPLAVSLLVLGAVPAWSQPSSAPAVSCESLKTATLVDVRIVDAVAIAPPAAKGSSRAPHCRVSGVIGKEIKFVALLPTGWNGRFLMGGGGGFVGAVDNQAATEVDNGYATAGTDTGHEGSPIQAGWALGNDERRINYGHLAVHRTAETAKALIQAYYGRAPVKSYFMGCSNGGRQAMMEAQRYPEDFDGIIAGAPSYNFTEIVTSFLKNMKAMYPDPAKLTPPLVSPAAMKMIETRVLAACDIRDGVGDGVLDDPRACDFKLAVIPSCPEDKAGDDCLTKAQRAAVEMIYRPIADQDGLIYPGQPFGDEGAGGGWPAWITGAGQLMPVSGSARAPSVQWAFGSEFFKYLVFNDSTWNYGRYDLSKVRADVAKAATYLNADNVDLDKFTARGGKLIIWHGWSDPALNALASIRYYQKATARNAAAAAAVRLFMMPGVLHCAGGSGPDRANWPTAIADWVERGAPPVRVVASKIGADRQPTRTRPLCPYPEVAVFKGKGSSDDEANFACRASR, from the coding sequence ATGCGCACCCGACTCCCGTTGGCCGTCTCCCTGTTGGTTCTCGGCGCCGTGCCGGCGTGGTCGCAGCCCTCGTCGGCGCCGGCCGTGAGTTGCGAATCCCTCAAGACCGCGACCCTGGTGGACGTCCGCATCGTCGACGCCGTCGCCATCGCACCGCCCGCCGCCAAGGGTTCGTCCCGCGCGCCGCATTGCCGGGTGAGCGGCGTGATCGGGAAGGAGATCAAGTTCGTCGCCCTCCTCCCGACCGGCTGGAACGGACGGTTCCTCATGGGCGGCGGCGGAGGGTTCGTCGGCGCGGTGGACAACCAAGCCGCAACCGAGGTCGACAACGGCTATGCCACCGCCGGCACCGATACCGGTCACGAAGGCAGCCCGATCCAGGCCGGCTGGGCCCTCGGCAACGACGAGCGGCGGATCAACTACGGCCACCTGGCCGTCCATCGCACGGCGGAGACGGCCAAGGCGCTGATCCAGGCCTACTACGGGCGGGCACCCGTCAAGTCGTACTTCATGGGGTGCTCCAACGGCGGCCGTCAGGCGATGATGGAGGCCCAGCGGTATCCCGAGGATTTCGACGGGATCATCGCGGGCGCCCCATCGTACAACTTTACCGAGATCGTGACCTCCTTCCTCAAGAACATGAAGGCGATGTACCCCGATCCCGCGAAGCTCACTCCGCCCCTGGTGTCCCCCGCGGCGATGAAAATGATCGAGACCCGGGTCCTCGCGGCGTGCGACATAAGGGACGGCGTCGGCGACGGCGTGCTCGACGATCCCCGGGCCTGCGACTTCAAGCTCGCCGTCATTCCGTCGTGCCCCGAGGACAAGGCTGGTGACGACTGCCTCACGAAGGCTCAGCGAGCCGCCGTGGAAATGATCTACCGCCCGATCGCCGACCAGGACGGCCTCATCTACCCGGGCCAGCCCTTCGGCGATGAGGGCGCCGGTGGCGGCTGGCCGGCCTGGATCACCGGCGCCGGTCAACTGATGCCGGTCTCCGGGTCGGCCAGGGCGCCGAGCGTCCAATGGGCGTTCGGGAGCGAGTTCTTCAAGTACCTCGTCTTCAACGACAGCACCTGGAACTACGGTCGCTACGATCTCTCGAAGGTCCGGGCCGACGTGGCGAAGGCGGCCACGTACCTGAACGCCGACAATGTTGATCTCGACAAATTCACCGCCCGGGGCGGCAAGCTGATCATCTGGCACGGCTGGTCCGATCCGGCGTTGAACGCCCTGGCCTCGATCCGGTACTACCAGAAGGCCACGGCGCGAAACGCGGCCGCCGCGGCCGCCGTCCGGCTGTTCATGATGCCGGGCGTGTTGCACTGTGCCGGCGGTTCCGGCCCCGATCGCGCCAATTGGCCAACGGCCATCGCCGACTGGGTGGAGCGGGGGGCGCCGCCGGTCCGGGTGGTGGCGTCGAAGATCGGCGCTGATCGCCAGCCGACCCGGACTCGACCGCTCTGTCCCTATCCCGAGGTTGCGGTGTTCAAGGGGAAGGGCAGTTCGGATGACGAGGCGAACTTCGCCTGCCGGGCGTCACGCTAG
- a CDS encoding Gfo/Idh/MocA family oxidoreductase, giving the protein MPAHYGSYDALLADPDIDAVHIPLPNSLHREWTIKAAEHGKQILCETPLALTAAECHDMGAAAAANGVTLMEAFMYRFHPRIGRVEALIRDGAVGSLKSIRSAFTFRLTKPGNIRLDAALGGGALMDVGYYCVNVSRTLAGREPIEVQAWATFGPTNVDLELAGTLRFDGGLVAQFDCALTMERREYVEVAGTDGSIELRAAFLPGTADTVAIEHRGREPSIEHRVAGDDEYRLMIEHFADCALHHRPVRYPASEAAANLRVIEALYRSARHGGHPVTL; this is encoded by the coding sequence ATCCCGGCCCACTACGGTAGCTACGACGCCCTGCTCGCCGACCCGGACATCGACGCCGTCCACATCCCCCTGCCTAACAGCCTCCACCGGGAGTGGACGATCAAGGCGGCCGAGCACGGGAAACAGATCCTGTGCGAAACACCCTTGGCCCTGACGGCGGCCGAATGTCACGACATGGGCGCGGCCGCCGCGGCCAACGGGGTCACCCTGATGGAGGCGTTCATGTACCGCTTCCATCCGCGGATCGGGCGGGTGGAAGCCCTGATTCGGGACGGAGCGGTGGGCTCGCTCAAGTCGATCCGGAGCGCCTTCACGTTCCGGCTCACCAAACCCGGCAACATCCGGCTCGATGCCGCCCTCGGTGGCGGCGCGCTGATGGATGTCGGCTACTATTGTGTCAACGTGAGCCGGACCCTGGCCGGCCGGGAGCCGATCGAGGTCCAAGCCTGGGCCACCTTCGGACCGACCAATGTCGACCTCGAACTGGCCGGCACGCTCCGGTTCGACGGCGGTCTCGTCGCTCAGTTTGACTGCGCCCTGACCATGGAACGGCGGGAGTACGTCGAGGTCGCCGGCACCGACGGATCGATCGAACTCCGGGCGGCGTTTCTCCCGGGCACCGCCGACACCGTCGCGATCGAGCACCGGGGCCGGGAACCGTCGATCGAGCACCGGGTGGCCGGCGACGACGAGTACCGCCTGATGATCGAGCACTTTGCCGATTGCGCCTTGCATCACCGCCCCGTTAGGTATCCCGCGAGCGAAGCCGCCGCCAACCTCCGGGTCATCGAGGCGCTCTACCGGTCGGCCCGCCACGGGGGACACCCGGTAACTCTTTGA
- a CDS encoding ATP-binding cassette domain-containing protein gives MPDAVPPAVITVSHLGKRYGATVAVDDVSLTVLQGEIFGLIGPNGAGKTTTMECVHGLRKPDRGTISVLGLDPGRDATALRQRESSDGSISMADARDYLNRQFDTAWQLTSFHLDGLTTEECLWRPAREGLHVHRDSDGTWRADWPDRETYDLGPPSIGWITWHLGFWWSMALDHSFGPGTLTREDVHWPGTAEGVREWVAGLEKQWRARLFEMTDDDLRSTRRTRWPFQDRPFGDVVAWANVELTKNAAEIGYARFLFAVCGR, from the coding sequence ATGCCTGACGCCGTTCCGCCCGCGGTCATTACCGTCTCCCACCTCGGGAAGCGATACGGCGCCACGGTGGCGGTAGACGACGTGTCACTGACGGTGCTCCAGGGCGAAATCTTCGGACTGATCGGTCCGAACGGCGCCGGCAAAACCACCACGATGGAATGCGTCCACGGCCTCCGGAAACCGGACCGCGGCACCATCTCCGTACTGGGCCTCGATCCGGGGCGCGATGCGACGGCGCTTCGGCAACGAGAGTCTTCCGATGGGAGTATATCGATGGCCGACGCGCGTGACTACCTGAACCGCCAATTCGACACGGCCTGGCAGTTGACGAGCTTCCACCTCGACGGCCTGACGACCGAGGAATGCCTCTGGCGCCCTGCCCGCGAGGGCTTACACGTCCACCGCGATTCCGACGGAACCTGGCGCGCCGATTGGCCCGATCGCGAAACCTATGACCTCGGCCCGCCCAGCATCGGATGGATAACCTGGCACCTCGGTTTCTGGTGGTCCATGGCGCTTGACCATTCGTTCGGCCCCGGGACTCTCACCCGCGAAGATGTCCACTGGCCCGGCACGGCCGAAGGCGTCCGCGAGTGGGTGGCCGGACTGGAGAAGCAGTGGCGGGCGCGCCTCTTTGAGATGACCGACGACGACCTCCGATCGACGCGGCGGACCCGATGGCCGTTCCAGGATCGTCCGTTCGGCGACGTCGTTGCCTGGGCCAACGTTGAACTCACCAAGAACGCCGCTGAGATCGGCTACGCACGCTTCCTCTTTGCCGTTTGCGGCCGGTAA
- a CDS encoding amidohydrolase: MRSHSIKVPRREFLLAAAGGAAFRWPRLAWPAARADLILYDGDVHLVDRTFRRVEAIAIGGGRVLGTGTTAEMRRLGGHGTESVNLRGRTLLPGSNDSHLHALWWGFSQPPFNVDVSYPAVKSIADIVEAVRKAAAARQPGEWIQGRGWDQPYFAEGRAPTRQDLDQAAPNNPVVLTEFSGHALWANSKALAAAGITRETVPPPAGVIVKDAAGEPTGVFFEGAAGLVRRVIPPYSAAERLRGFENATALMASNGITSFTEPGIDGQVLELYTEMAAAGRLKARLTALLSVGRSAANLTAALGAFKAPIGTDPRWVRVAGVKLHADGIPTGNKTAWLHEPYQGGGNGVLVSGEGSDEQRVAEMEAMVRLAHDAGWQIGTHATGDRAIDTIIGAYDKVLAATPDRNRRHYLIHADMVLPATLRRMAALGVGANFNSTIKYLIADGQMASIGPTRAPYEWPYRTALDAGVQVATGSDAPVTDGNWRQGIATCVVRKGKQTGTVSGPEERISLNQAIWSHTAAGAWQDHAEEWKGTLETGNAADLCVLDGGLSRVDPDQIGSMKVDLTVVDGKVTYHR; the protein is encoded by the coding sequence ATGAGATCTCATTCCATTAAAGTTCCTCGCCGCGAGTTCCTGCTGGCCGCCGCCGGCGGCGCCGCTTTCCGATGGCCTCGCCTCGCCTGGCCTGCCGCCCGGGCCGATCTCATCCTCTATGACGGCGACGTTCATCTCGTTGACCGGACCTTCCGCCGAGTCGAAGCCATCGCCATCGGCGGAGGCCGAGTCCTCGGCACGGGAACCACCGCTGAGATGCGGCGCCTGGGAGGCCACGGCACCGAATCGGTGAATCTTCGCGGCCGGACCCTCTTGCCCGGCTCAAACGACTCGCACCTCCATGCCTTGTGGTGGGGGTTCAGCCAGCCCCCCTTCAACGTCGACGTGAGCTACCCGGCCGTGAAGTCGATCGCCGACATCGTCGAGGCGGTTCGGAAAGCGGCCGCCGCCCGCCAGCCGGGCGAATGGATCCAGGGACGCGGCTGGGATCAACCGTACTTCGCCGAGGGACGGGCGCCCACTCGGCAGGATCTCGACCAAGCAGCTCCCAACAATCCGGTGGTGCTGACCGAGTTCTCCGGCCACGCCCTCTGGGCCAACTCCAAGGCGCTCGCGGCCGCCGGCATTACCAGGGAAACGGTCCCGCCTCCGGCCGGCGTCATCGTGAAGGACGCGGCGGGGGAGCCAACCGGCGTCTTCTTCGAAGGAGCCGCCGGCTTGGTGCGCCGGGTGATTCCGCCCTACTCTGCCGCCGAGCGGCTCCGAGGATTCGAGAACGCCACCGCCTTGATGGCCTCCAACGGCATTACCAGCTTCACCGAACCCGGGATCGACGGCCAAGTCCTGGAGTTGTACACCGAGATGGCGGCAGCGGGGCGCCTCAAGGCCCGCCTAACGGCGCTCTTGTCGGTCGGGCGCTCCGCCGCGAACCTCACGGCCGCGCTTGGTGCCTTCAAGGCGCCAATTGGGACCGATCCGCGCTGGGTTCGGGTCGCCGGCGTCAAGCTCCACGCCGATGGCATTCCGACCGGCAACAAGACCGCCTGGTTGCATGAGCCCTATCAAGGCGGCGGCAACGGCGTCTTGGTCAGCGGCGAGGGCAGCGACGAGCAGCGGGTGGCCGAGATGGAAGCGATGGTCCGACTAGCTCACGACGCCGGATGGCAGATCGGCACCCATGCCACCGGCGACCGCGCCATCGACACCATCATCGGAGCCTACGACAAGGTGCTCGCCGCGACACCGGATCGCAATCGCCGACACTACCTGATCCACGCCGACATGGTGTTGCCGGCCACGCTTCGCCGGATGGCCGCCCTCGGCGTCGGGGCCAACTTCAACTCGACCATCAAATACCTGATCGCCGATGGGCAAATGGCCAGCATCGGCCCCACCCGGGCGCCGTACGAGTGGCCCTACCGAACCGCCCTCGACGCCGGCGTCCAGGTCGCCACCGGCTCCGACGCCCCCGTAACCGACGGCAACTGGCGCCAAGGCATCGCCACGTGCGTGGTCCGCAAAGGGAAGCAAACTGGAACGGTCTCGGGCCCCGAAGAACGGATCAGCCTCAATCAAGCGATCTGGTCGCACACCGCCGCCGGCGCCTGGCAGGACCACGCCGAGGAATGGAAGGGAACACTCGAGACCGGCAATGCCGCCGACCTCTGTGTCCTCGACGGCGGCCTGTCCCGCGTCGACCCGGACCAAATCGGCTCGATGAAGGTCGACCTCACCGTCGTCGACGGCAAAGTGACCTACCATCGCTAG
- a CDS encoding ATP-binding cassette domain-containing protein: MALIGMREVSIAFGGPAILDRISFSIDRGERVALLGRNGTGKSTLMKLLDGTIQPDSGEVIRQTGLTSGRLEQDIPAGMNGSVFDVAAGGLGEAGTLLVRYHDASHRLATHGDDAALRELDRLHHALDQADAWQLQSRVETVLSHLGLDPEQPFATASGGRKRQALLARALVKQPDLLLLDEPTNHFDVEAIEWMEDYLINRSATLLFVTHDRAFLRRVATRIIELDRGRLRDWGADYDTYLERKDATLANEEREWALFDKKLAKEEVWIRQGIQARRTRNEGRVRALIDLRRERGDRRDRIGSVSMQVDEAERSGKLVVQTKAASVSLGGRPLVKDLTTTIARGDRIGIIGPNGSGKTTLLRLLLGQLAPDTGTIRHGTNLEIVYFDQLREELDPERSVFDSIAGGADHIEIGGSRLHVLGYLKNFLFPPDRARTPVKALSGGERNRLLLARLFTKSMNVLALDEPTNDLDIETLDLLEEVLSGFSGTLLLVSHDRAFIDNVVTSTLVMEGNGVVGEFVGGYSDWVRQKTARTEAKAAPQKRDTPPPPKPAEKKRKLSFKESRELEELPARIDGLEQERQGLYTSLADLAFLKNGAATAAAKARLAAVDRELAESTVRWERLAALA, encoded by the coding sequence ATGGCATTGATCGGCATGCGCGAGGTCAGTATCGCCTTTGGCGGACCGGCTATCCTGGACCGAATCAGTTTCAGCATCGATCGCGGAGAGCGGGTGGCGCTCCTGGGCCGGAACGGCACCGGCAAGAGCACGCTGATGAAGCTGCTCGACGGGACGATCCAGCCGGATTCCGGAGAGGTGATCCGCCAAACCGGCCTGACCAGCGGGCGCCTGGAGCAGGACATCCCGGCCGGCATGAACGGCTCGGTGTTCGATGTAGCCGCCGGCGGCCTCGGCGAGGCCGGGACCCTGCTGGTCCGCTATCACGACGCCAGTCACCGCCTCGCCACCCACGGCGACGACGCCGCGCTCCGGGAACTCGATCGCCTCCATCACGCCCTCGACCAGGCCGACGCTTGGCAACTCCAAAGCCGGGTCGAAACGGTCCTGTCCCACTTGGGCCTCGACCCCGAGCAACCGTTTGCCACGGCGTCGGGCGGCCGGAAACGCCAGGCCCTGCTGGCCCGCGCCCTGGTCAAGCAACCGGACCTCTTGCTCCTCGACGAACCGACCAACCACTTCGACGTGGAAGCGATCGAGTGGATGGAGGACTACCTCATCAATCGCAGCGCGACCCTCCTCTTCGTCACCCACGACCGGGCCTTTCTCCGCCGGGTGGCCACCCGAATCATCGAGCTCGACCGGGGCCGGCTTCGTGACTGGGGTGCCGACTACGACACCTACCTCGAGCGGAAAGACGCTACGCTGGCCAACGAGGAGCGCGAATGGGCGCTGTTCGACAAGAAGTTGGCCAAGGAAGAGGTCTGGATCCGGCAAGGCATCCAGGCCCGCCGGACGCGCAACGAAGGACGGGTCCGGGCCCTGATCGATCTCCGGCGCGAACGCGGCGACCGGCGGGACCGGATTGGGTCGGTCTCCATGCAAGTCGACGAAGCCGAACGGTCCGGTAAGCTGGTCGTTCAAACCAAAGCCGCGTCCGTCTCGCTCGGCGGGCGCCCGTTGGTCAAAGACTTGACCACCACCATTGCCCGGGGCGACCGAATCGGGATCATTGGGCCGAACGGGTCCGGCAAAACCACCCTGCTCCGGCTCCTATTGGGCCAACTCGCTCCCGATACCGGCACCATCCGCCACGGTACCAACCTCGAGATCGTCTATTTCGACCAACTCCGCGAAGAGCTCGACCCGGAACGATCGGTATTCGACAGCATCGCCGGCGGCGCGGACCACATCGAGATCGGAGGTAGCCGGCTGCATGTGCTCGGGTATCTCAAGAACTTTCTGTTTCCACCGGACCGGGCCCGAACCCCGGTCAAGGCGCTGTCCGGTGGAGAGCGGAATCGGCTCCTGCTGGCCCGCTTGTTCACGAAATCCATGAACGTGCTGGCCCTCGACGAACCGACCAACGACCTCGACATCGAAACCCTCGATCTGCTCGAAGAGGTCCTCTCGGGTTTCTCCGGAACGTTGCTCCTGGTCAGTCATGACCGGGCCTTCATCGACAACGTCGTCACCAGCACGCTCGTGATGGAGGGCAACGGGGTGGTCGGCGAGTTCGTGGGCGGTTACTCCGACTGGGTTCGCCAGAAGACCGCTCGCACCGAAGCCAAGGCGGCCCCGCAGAAACGGGACACCCCGCCACCACCGAAGCCGGCCGAGAAGAAACGCAAGTTGAGTTTCAAGGAATCCCGTGAACTCGAAGAGCTTCCGGCCCGGATCGACGGCCTCGAGCAGGAGCGGCAAGGGCTCTACACCTCCCTCGCCGACCTCGCCTTCCTCAAGAACGGCGCCGCCACCGCGGCCGCCAAGGCCCGCCTGGCGGCGGTCGATCGCGAACTGGCCGAGTCGACTGTCCGATGGGAACGCCTGGCGGCACTCGCGTAG